One segment of Marinobacter sediminum DNA contains the following:
- a CDS encoding MSHA biogenesis protein MshJ — MATSWREPLNRGATWFNERPIRERVLITATVLVLFAFLGWELGIAPAQETQQRLENRQQTLSDSRNSLLAQQESLNQQLATDPSRVLRDQLKARQARLDRLNRQIAETTGQLIAPKAMVSLLREMLAAQKSLKLQAMELKTPTPVFAPASGSPGTESTGQQTDDPLLYAHDVELKIEGSYLEVLSYLEHLETLDERLGWVVLEYDAENWPRGEAVIQVRTLSLEPAWLGV, encoded by the coding sequence ATGGCAACGTCCTGGCGTGAACCTCTGAACCGGGGCGCGACCTGGTTTAATGAGCGGCCAATTCGGGAACGCGTACTGATTACAGCAACCGTGTTGGTTCTGTTTGCGTTTTTGGGGTGGGAGCTGGGTATCGCCCCGGCACAGGAAACGCAGCAGCGCCTTGAAAATCGACAGCAAACTTTGTCCGACAGCCGGAATAGTCTGCTGGCTCAGCAAGAAAGCCTGAACCAGCAATTGGCCACGGACCCTTCTAGGGTACTTCGCGACCAGTTGAAGGCGCGGCAGGCGCGGCTTGACCGGCTCAATCGTCAGATTGCCGAGACCACAGGACAATTGATCGCCCCGAAGGCCATGGTTTCGCTGCTAAGAGAGATGCTCGCAGCCCAGAAATCCTTAAAACTTCAGGCCATGGAATTGAAAACACCAACGCCGGTCTTTGCACCTGCGTCAGGTTCACCCGGCACTGAGTCAACCGGGCAGCAAACTGACGACCCGTTACTGTATGCCCACGATGTTGAGCTAAAGATTGAGGGAAGCTATCTGGAGGTGCTCTCCTACCTGGAACATCTGGAAACCCTGGATGAGCGTCTGGGATGGGTGGTGCTGGAATACGATGCCGAAAACTGGCCGAGGGGCGAAGCCGTTATACAGGTGCGAACCCTGAGCCTGGAACCTGCCTGGCTGGGAGTGTGA
- the mshL gene encoding pilus (MSHA type) biogenesis protein MshL — MTNKQATMITMKRLGALLMAAVLTACSNNPLMRTSTATSTDAADAIENAMVEAEQQSSPKESPAPESAAVPADVSAALLPPLTGGTDLEERFDVNASGIAARSFFEALVEGTRYNVVIHPDVTASIDLRLRDVTVPEVMDIATDLYGLDIQRNGRLFRVNADRVRTRMFPIDYLNFKRKGGSETRVSSGQVTSSRSNGSVSNNSDNGSNETRNVAGTTISTETESNFWSDIRQALNMIIGNDGNRQVVVNAGAGLVMVSAGTDELRLVEEYLRRTQLIMQRQVILEAKILEIGLNESYQQGINWSDLQSASSIAASDGLPADFTAQSLAGQAIQTSDIGGLFSATFREGSFTALIQLLGNQGNVQILSSPRISTVNNQKAVIKVGTDEFFVTDIDFDNNNSAVTATDSTSTSVELTPFFSGISLDVTPQISENGSITLHVHPAVSEVSDQEKIITIGEQDVTLPLASSTVRETDSVIRAESGQIVVIGGLIQNTSEDDNSAVPFFSDIPVVGELFKQRKFESRKSELVILLRPVVAAPAQMNADVAASRERMNVLRELLESSESVKPQSEKARR, encoded by the coding sequence ATGACAAACAAACAGGCAACCATGATAACGATGAAACGACTGGGTGCGCTGCTGATGGCGGCTGTACTGACGGCGTGCAGCAATAATCCGCTCATGCGGACATCCACGGCGACATCCACGGATGCTGCTGATGCCATCGAAAACGCCATGGTGGAGGCGGAACAGCAGTCTTCGCCGAAAGAGAGTCCGGCGCCGGAATCCGCGGCCGTGCCTGCGGACGTGAGCGCCGCACTTTTGCCCCCACTTACCGGCGGGACGGATCTTGAGGAGCGCTTTGATGTTAACGCCAGTGGCATCGCTGCGCGCAGCTTCTTTGAAGCCCTCGTTGAGGGCACCCGCTACAACGTGGTTATTCATCCCGATGTAACGGCGAGTATTGATTTGCGCCTGCGTGATGTCACCGTTCCGGAGGTCATGGATATTGCCACTGACCTCTATGGTCTCGATATTCAGCGTAATGGCCGCCTGTTCCGGGTGAATGCCGATCGTGTCCGGACCAGAATGTTCCCGATTGATTATCTTAACTTCAAGCGTAAGGGTGGTTCGGAAACCCGGGTCAGCTCCGGTCAGGTGACCAGTTCCCGAAGCAACGGCAGTGTGTCGAATAACTCTGATAACGGCAGCAATGAAACCCGAAATGTTGCGGGGACTACGATTTCCACGGAGACCGAATCCAATTTCTGGTCGGATATTCGCCAGGCACTGAACATGATTATCGGAAATGACGGGAATCGCCAGGTTGTCGTGAACGCCGGAGCCGGACTCGTAATGGTGAGTGCCGGGACAGATGAGTTAAGACTCGTGGAAGAGTATTTGCGCCGGACCCAGCTGATCATGCAGCGCCAGGTTATCCTGGAGGCGAAGATACTCGAGATCGGATTGAATGAGAGCTATCAGCAGGGAATAAACTGGTCTGATTTACAGAGCGCATCTTCGATCGCGGCGAGTGATGGTCTGCCGGCAGATTTCACCGCGCAGTCACTCGCTGGCCAGGCAATTCAGACGTCTGATATCGGCGGGCTTTTCTCTGCAACCTTCCGGGAGGGGAGTTTTACGGCGCTCATTCAGTTGTTGGGGAATCAGGGTAACGTACAGATCCTTTCCAGCCCGCGAATTTCCACGGTGAATAATCAGAAGGCGGTGATCAAGGTTGGCACGGATGAGTTCTTCGTGACGGATATTGATTTCGATAATAACAATTCCGCGGTTACTGCGACCGACAGCACGTCCACATCGGTTGAACTGACGCCTTTCTTCTCCGGCATTTCCCTGGATGTTACGCCCCAGATTTCGGAGAACGGCAGTATCACGCTTCACGTCCACCCTGCGGTGAGTGAGGTCAGTGATCAGGAGAAAATCATCACCATTGGCGAACAGGACGTCACCCTACCACTGGCGAGTAGCACCGTGCGGGAGACAGACAGTGTAATCAGGGCTGAGAGTGGTCAGATTGTCGTAATTGGTGGCCTGATACAGAACACCAGTGAAGACGACAACTCCGCAGTGCCATTCTTTAGCGACATCCCGGTGGTGGGGGAGCTGTTCAAACAGCGCAAGTTCGAGTCCCGCAAGAGTGAGCTGGTTATCCTGTTGCGTCCGGTTGTAGCTGCGCCAGCCCAGATGAACGCCGATGTTGCGGCAAGCCGGGAGCGGATGAATGTCCTCCGGGAGTTGCTGGAATCCTCAGAGTCCGTGAAACCCCAATCGGAGAAAGCCCGTCGCTAG
- a CDS encoding ExeA family protein, whose product MYESHFGLQEAPFALTPNTRYFLRAPSHSDALELLLVALSEREGFIKITGEVGTGKTLLCRLLLNELEQKAYTAYIPNPHLNPDTLYEAVAEELGVDVSRCANTHQILKALNERLIALAMDQRQVVLVIDEAQAMPEETIEALRLLTNLETESVRLLQIVLFGQPELDALLQKDSLRQLRQRVTFHYRLEPLDKTSVAQYLRHRLAQAGYNGGDLFSPGALRLITRSSGGIPRLVNILSHKAMLSAWGTGERLITRHHVMQAVRDTESARSPGLLARWL is encoded by the coding sequence ATGTACGAATCCCACTTCGGACTGCAGGAAGCACCGTTCGCATTGACGCCGAATACCCGCTATTTCCTGCGGGCGCCCAGCCATAGCGATGCGCTGGAGCTGCTGCTGGTTGCCTTGAGTGAGCGTGAGGGCTTCATCAAGATTACCGGGGAGGTCGGCACCGGGAAAACCCTGTTGTGTCGACTGCTGCTCAACGAACTTGAGCAAAAAGCGTACACCGCCTACATCCCGAATCCGCACCTGAACCCGGATACCCTTTACGAAGCGGTGGCGGAGGAACTTGGTGTGGATGTGTCCCGTTGCGCCAATACCCATCAGATTCTCAAGGCTCTTAATGAGCGGTTGATTGCACTGGCCATGGACCAGCGGCAGGTGGTCCTGGTGATTGATGAAGCCCAGGCCATGCCGGAAGAAACCATTGAGGCCCTGCGCCTGCTCACGAATCTCGAGACTGAGAGCGTGCGCCTGCTGCAGATCGTATTGTTTGGTCAACCGGAGCTGGATGCGCTTTTGCAGAAAGACAGTCTGCGCCAGTTGCGCCAACGCGTTACCTTTCACTACCGCCTCGAACCTCTCGACAAGACGTCTGTTGCCCAATACCTCAGGCATCGACTGGCCCAGGCCGGCTACAACGGAGGTGATCTGTTTTCGCCCGGAGCACTTCGGTTGATTACCCGGTCATCAGGCGGCATTCCGCGACTCGTCAACATCCTCTCGCACAAAGCCATGCTTTCCGCCTGGGGCACGGGGGAGCGACTGATCACCCGGCACCATGTGATGCAGGCCGTTCGCGATACCGAAAGTGCCCGGTCTCCGGGGCTGCTGGCGAGGTGGCTATGA
- a CDS encoding MSHA biogenesis protein MshN, which yields MSLLNDALRAAEQRQNRPEVAAAYTGQARTPQRRRRWLAPVLFVLIAMLVAVVFYGFLTRGNSGASVVSDKAPEDVAASVSEVLQTVSGSASEASAEPAEVPLASAPSEPEPDVVASAEKQAMAPEQAVKVVELMEPEPVPAEQTQELAEVSAQPAQVDTDTVKAAAEEQVREAPSAGSQPPTSNPAIKQVRETPEAVDLRVSRQLATLLRAGDSGTGEQMLGKLAEEQTAPLSREVFARAMLVQDMPERALRWLSDAEAQSYPALRLLRARALLSTGDLDGAVATLLTEVPPVETHIEYRVTLATLLQQYGQSLESARHWSALIAVDDSRAAWWVGLAIALEARGELGGAIRAYGQAAQLPGLSPSLSDYVRQRLNKLQAG from the coding sequence ATGAGCCTGCTGAACGACGCCCTTCGCGCGGCAGAGCAGCGCCAGAACCGGCCAGAGGTGGCAGCGGCTTACACTGGGCAGGCCCGGACGCCCCAGAGACGGCGGCGCTGGCTGGCTCCGGTGTTGTTCGTGCTCATCGCCATGCTTGTGGCCGTGGTCTTCTATGGCTTTTTGACCCGTGGCAATAGCGGGGCATCCGTTGTCTCGGATAAGGCTCCTGAGGATGTCGCTGCCAGCGTTTCTGAGGTCTTACAAACAGTTTCCGGGTCCGCGTCAGAAGCGTCGGCTGAACCGGCTGAAGTGCCGCTGGCCTCGGCTCCATCCGAGCCTGAACCGGACGTTGTCGCCTCGGCAGAGAAACAGGCAATGGCGCCCGAACAAGCTGTAAAGGTGGTCGAATTGATGGAGCCTGAGCCTGTTCCGGCCGAGCAGACACAGGAGCTTGCTGAGGTGTCTGCGCAACCAGCACAAGTGGATACCGATACCGTGAAGGCTGCAGCGGAAGAGCAAGTGCGCGAGGCGCCATCGGCCGGCTCGCAACCTCCGACTAGCAATCCGGCGATTAAGCAGGTACGGGAAACACCGGAAGCGGTAGACCTGAGAGTCAGCCGGCAGTTGGCGACCCTGCTGCGCGCGGGTGACTCCGGTACCGGTGAGCAGATGTTGGGTAAGCTGGCCGAAGAACAAACCGCACCCTTAAGTCGGGAAGTCTTTGCCAGGGCCATGCTCGTTCAGGACATGCCGGAGCGGGCCTTGCGCTGGCTGTCCGATGCGGAAGCTCAAAGCTATCCGGCGCTGAGATTGCTCAGAGCCAGGGCGCTACTGTCAACCGGGGACCTGGACGGGGCCGTGGCCACGCTGTTGACGGAAGTTCCGCCGGTCGAAACCCATATTGAGTATCGGGTGACCCTGGCGACTCTGCTGCAACAGTACGGGCAGAGCCTCGAGTCGGCCAGACACTGGTCTGCGTTGATCGCCGTGGATGACAGCCGTGCTGCGTGGTGGGTCGGGCTGGCGATTGCGTTGGAGGCCCGGGGTGAGCTTGGCGGGGCCATAAGGGCCTATGGCCAGGCGGCACAATTGCCGGGGTTGTCGCCCTCGCTGTCGGATTATGTTCGTCAACGTTTGAACAAGCTGCAGGCAGGATAG
- a CDS encoding GspE/PulE family protein codes for MTEPKKKVRLGDLLVQSDVITEQQLMTALREQKSTGRKLGKTLTDLGYVDEDNLLNILSRQLEVPFVQLRHYQFNNDLVKKLPEAMARRFRSIVLAEQGGELLVGMADPLDIFAYDELVRILKQPIKQAVVRESELLSTLDLVYRRTDEIASLAEELEDELGDDAFDLADLSAESESAEAPVVKLLQTLFEDALQARSSDIHIEPDETVVRIRQRVDGVLQEQVMKEKRVNAALVLRLKLMAGLNISEKRLPQDGRFNVRVKGRSIDVRVSTMPVQYGESVVMRLLDQSQGMLNLDGTGMPPQLLDHFRRMIKKPHGMILVTGPTGSGKTTTLYGALTELNRPEVKIITAEDPVEYRLPRITQVQVNPKIGLEFAGVLRSALRQDPDVILVGEMRDRETVEIGLRAAMTGHLVLSTLHTNDSISSAMRLIDMGAEPFLVASSLLGVVAQRLVRRVCENCSEAYQPTDQERVWLENFDLDPLDIEAGFVHGRGCYQCSNTGYKGRIGVYELLEMNESMLDALRRQDVSGFTRAARKGELYRPLGRCAMDYALRGITTLEEVARVAATSEGEFSPEDEIPVPDEPIGGPA; via the coding sequence ATGACGGAGCCGAAGAAAAAAGTCCGTTTAGGCGATCTGCTGGTTCAGAGCGATGTTATCACTGAGCAGCAGTTGATGACCGCGCTGCGGGAACAGAAAAGCACCGGGCGCAAACTGGGTAAGACTCTTACCGATCTGGGCTATGTGGATGAAGATAATCTCCTTAACATCCTGTCCAGGCAGCTTGAGGTACCGTTCGTTCAGCTCCGGCATTACCAGTTCAATAACGATCTTGTAAAGAAACTGCCGGAAGCCATGGCGCGCCGGTTCCGCAGCATTGTGCTGGCGGAGCAGGGTGGCGAGTTACTGGTCGGCATGGCTGACCCACTGGATATTTTCGCGTACGACGAGCTTGTCCGGATCCTCAAGCAACCGATCAAGCAAGCCGTGGTTCGGGAAAGTGAGCTGCTCAGCACGCTCGACCTGGTGTATCGCCGTACTGATGAGATTGCATCGCTCGCTGAAGAGCTGGAAGACGAACTGGGTGACGATGCCTTTGACCTTGCCGATCTCTCGGCTGAGTCCGAGAGTGCCGAAGCGCCGGTGGTCAAGCTGCTGCAAACCCTGTTTGAAGACGCTTTGCAGGCGCGAAGCTCAGACATTCATATTGAACCGGACGAGACCGTTGTCCGCATCCGTCAGCGGGTGGACGGTGTCCTGCAAGAGCAGGTAATGAAGGAAAAGCGGGTGAATGCCGCGCTGGTCCTGCGTCTGAAACTGATGGCTGGGCTCAATATTTCCGAGAAGCGGTTGCCCCAGGACGGTCGCTTTAACGTGCGGGTGAAAGGGCGCAGTATCGACGTGCGGGTGTCCACCATGCCGGTTCAGTACGGAGAATCGGTGGTTATGCGTTTGCTGGATCAAAGCCAGGGAATGCTGAACCTGGATGGCACCGGGATGCCGCCTCAGCTGCTCGATCATTTCCGAAGGATGATCAAAAAGCCCCATGGCATGATTCTGGTAACCGGGCCAACGGGTAGCGGTAAGACGACCACCCTTTACGGGGCACTAACCGAACTGAATCGCCCGGAAGTGAAAATCATTACCGCCGAAGACCCGGTGGAATACCGTCTGCCCCGGATTACCCAGGTGCAGGTGAATCCGAAAATCGGGTTGGAATTTGCCGGCGTATTGCGCTCGGCGTTGCGTCAGGACCCGGACGTGATTCTGGTCGGGGAAATGCGGGACCGGGAAACCGTCGAAATTGGCCTTCGCGCGGCCATGACCGGTCACCTCGTGCTCTCTACCCTGCACACGAACGATTCCATAAGCAGCGCCATGCGGCTAATTGATATGGGAGCAGAGCCGTTCCTTGTGGCCAGTTCCCTGCTTGGTGTTGTGGCTCAGCGGCTGGTTCGACGGGTGTGTGAGAACTGTTCAGAGGCGTATCAGCCAACAGATCAGGAGCGCGTTTGGCTAGAGAACTTTGACCTGGACCCTCTGGATATCGAAGCGGGCTTTGTGCACGGGCGCGGTTGTTACCAGTGCAGCAACACCGGCTACAAGGGCCGGATTGGTGTGTACGAGTTGCTGGAGATGAACGAGAGCATGCTGGATGCCCTGCGCCGCCAGGATGTTTCAGGCTTTACGAGGGCGGCACGCAAGGGCGAGCTTTATCGTCCGCTTGGCCGTTGCGCCATGGATTATGCGTTGCGGGGTATAACAACCCTGGAAGAAGTTGCACGAGTCGCCGCCACGTCAGAAGGGGAGTTTTCGCCGGAAGATGAGATCCCGGTTCCTGATGAGCCTATTGGAGGTCCTGCCTGA
- a CDS encoding type II secretion system F family protein — MQFSYRGKDSRGTVQQGSLVAASADAAASELMRRGITPLMIREQEQQASIIDRLNSLSLFRKKVTLDELIVFCRQMYALTKAGIPLIRTMRGLAETSRSPVLAEVLEDVTSRLEGGTTMATAMQAHPKVFSELFIAMIHVGENTGMLDDAFKRLSEILELERDTKRRLTQAMRYPTFVMVALLAALMVVNFLVIPKFAAVFNKLGADLPFLTQVLVGTSNFLLGYWYVVLFAVAAVGLLIRQWKQTEQGALTWDRYKLRIPIIGPLLELITLSRFARNFATMLGAGMPVTQALTVVADATDNAWICRHIKEMRVGIERGESLLRTARQSEMFTPLILQMIAVGEETGSVDDMLNNVADFYDEDVDYGLKRLAESIEPILIVAMGVLVLILALGVFLPIWDLGAAAMGRG; from the coding sequence ATGCAGTTCAGCTACCGGGGCAAGGACAGTCGCGGCACCGTGCAGCAGGGCTCCCTTGTGGCTGCCAGTGCTGACGCTGCCGCGTCTGAACTGATGCGCCGGGGCATCACCCCGCTTATGATCCGCGAGCAGGAACAACAGGCATCTATCATTGATCGGTTGAATAGTCTTTCACTGTTCCGGAAGAAGGTGACGCTGGATGAACTGATTGTTTTCTGTCGGCAAATGTATGCGCTCACCAAGGCGGGCATCCCCTTGATCCGCACCATGCGCGGGCTGGCAGAGACTTCGCGCTCTCCGGTTTTGGCGGAGGTACTGGAGGATGTGACTTCCAGGCTGGAGGGTGGCACCACTATGGCGACTGCCATGCAGGCCCATCCGAAAGTCTTCTCTGAACTGTTTATCGCCATGATCCATGTGGGTGAAAACACCGGGATGCTGGACGATGCCTTCAAACGTTTGTCGGAAATTCTGGAACTGGAGCGGGATACCAAACGTCGCCTGACGCAGGCCATGCGCTATCCGACCTTCGTGATGGTCGCGCTGCTGGCGGCGTTGATGGTGGTGAACTTCCTGGTGATTCCGAAGTTTGCCGCCGTGTTTAACAAACTAGGGGCGGATCTGCCCTTTCTGACCCAGGTTCTGGTAGGCACCTCCAATTTCCTCCTGGGCTATTGGTATGTGGTGCTGTTTGCGGTGGCCGCAGTTGGCCTGTTGATACGTCAATGGAAGCAGACGGAGCAGGGGGCCTTAACCTGGGACAGATACAAGCTGCGCATTCCGATCATCGGGCCACTGCTGGAACTGATTACACTGAGCCGTTTTGCGCGCAATTTTGCGACGATGCTGGGCGCAGGTATGCCGGTAACACAGGCGCTGACGGTGGTAGCCGATGCCACGGATAATGCCTGGATCTGCAGGCATATCAAGGAAATGCGAGTCGGCATCGAACGCGGTGAGAGTCTGCTTCGTACCGCTCGCCAGAGTGAGATGTTTACCCCCTTGATTCTGCAGATGATTGCCGTTGGGGAAGAGACCGGTTCGGTGGATGACATGCTGAACAATGTGGCGGATTTCTATGACGAGGATGTGGATTACGGACTGAAACGACTGGCGGAGTCCATTGAGCCGATCCTCATCGTTGCCATGGGTGTGCTGGTACTGATTCTTGCACTGGGCGTATTTCTGCCGATCTGGGATCTGGGGGCAGCGGCCATGGGGAGGGGCTGA
- a CDS encoding type II secretion system protein: protein MHPGRATGVAGLAYARKLRLLVTVTIIGVLAWFLLNVLERETRHAEERAANMVLAQLRAALVIRGAEVMLSREGDLGAQVGINPFKLVEHQWLNYQGACRSQQPARGNWCFHWREQKQTVNRPKGWLIYTPRQRIDLDRRRTEPGKPLAWKVTTEFADRNNNGQREQDERPTGLKLSPVSLTAEAAPTQDAQR from the coding sequence GTGCACCCCGGCCGGGCAACGGGTGTCGCCGGACTCGCCTACGCCCGAAAGCTGCGCCTCTTGGTGACAGTCACGATTATTGGCGTGCTGGCGTGGTTCCTGCTGAACGTGCTGGAGCGTGAGACACGGCACGCGGAAGAGCGGGCCGCCAACATGGTGTTGGCGCAGTTGCGGGCGGCCCTGGTGATTCGCGGCGCGGAAGTTATGCTCAGTCGGGAGGGCGATCTGGGGGCGCAGGTAGGGATCAACCCTTTCAAACTGGTCGAGCACCAGTGGCTGAACTACCAGGGAGCCTGTCGGTCGCAGCAACCGGCTCGAGGCAACTGGTGTTTCCATTGGAGGGAACAAAAGCAAACAGTAAACAGGCCCAAAGGCTGGTTAATTTATACTCCGCGGCAGCGGATAGACCTGGACCGCCGGAGAACGGAACCGGGCAAGCCTCTGGCCTGGAAAGTGACAACGGAATTTGCAGACCGCAACAACAACGGACAGCGGGAGCAAGACGAACGACCAACGGGACTCAAACTGTCGCCAGTGTCGTTGACAGCAGAAGCAGCGCCAACGCAGGATGCCCAGCGCTGA
- a CDS encoding type II secretion system protein encodes MRQYKKMQKQRGFTLIELVVVIAILAILAAFALPRFAQLSEQAHQSSIRASAGALSAGVALVKAQWVSNGITGSVAAVNGFGNDDVAVNAEGWATSTNSITGSPNENRCVQVWQGLLQSNAPTISTATAADANADYWASVTGDVCEYEYQLDGQGSTIDYDTSNGEIVTTIN; translated from the coding sequence ATGAGGCAGTACAAGAAAATGCAGAAACAGCGGGGCTTTACCCTGATTGAACTGGTGGTGGTGATAGCCATTCTGGCCATCCTCGCCGCTTTCGCACTACCGCGATTTGCACAGCTCTCGGAGCAGGCGCATCAGTCCAGTATTCGGGCTTCGGCGGGCGCGCTCAGCGCTGGCGTTGCGTTGGTAAAGGCGCAGTGGGTATCCAACGGGATCACCGGATCTGTTGCTGCCGTGAATGGCTTTGGCAACGACGATGTCGCGGTAAATGCTGAAGGTTGGGCAACATCCACCAACAGCATCACCGGCTCGCCGAATGAAAACCGGTGCGTTCAGGTATGGCAGGGGCTGTTGCAATCCAATGCGCCAACCATTTCAACGGCAACCGCCGCTGATGCCAATGCCGACTACTGGGCCTCGGTAACGGGTGATGTTTGTGAATACGAATACCAGCTCGATGGTCAGGGCAGCACGATTGATTACGACACCAGCAATGGTGAAATCGTAACCACGATTAACTGA
- a CDS encoding type II secretion system protein has protein sequence MNAMTAFSARKEKGFTLIELVMVIVILGILAAFALPRFADLGGDARASVLSGAAGAMKSASAITHSTQLAKGLAAGADVTLEGQAIKMANGYPTAATDGIIDAANMSASATAGAGEDFVYTIAGTATPPTITLVPDSYSGAGTCNLVYTESDGTSPASVVVNDGGC, from the coding sequence ATGAATGCGATGACAGCATTTTCAGCGAGAAAAGAGAAAGGTTTCACCCTCATCGAACTGGTGATGGTGATCGTGATTCTGGGGATTCTGGCGGCATTTGCGTTGCCGCGGTTTGCGGACTTGGGGGGTGACGCAAGAGCATCAGTCCTAAGTGGTGCAGCAGGAGCAATGAAATCGGCTTCAGCAATTACCCATAGCACACAGTTGGCTAAAGGATTGGCAGCTGGAGCTGATGTGACTTTAGAAGGACAGGCGATAAAGATGGCAAATGGCTATCCGACTGCCGCGACTGATGGGATCATTGATGCGGCGAACATGAGTGCCTCTGCCACAGCTGGTGCCGGTGAAGATTTCGTATACACAATTGCCGGGACTGCAACGCCGCCAACCATTACTCTTGTCCCGGATAGTTATAGTGGTGCAGGCACCTGTAATTTGGTCTATACAGAATCCGATGGCACCAGCCCGGCAAGTGTAGTTGTTAATGATGGCGGGTGTTAA
- a CDS encoding type II secretion system protein: MGFTLVELIMVIILVGVLSVLGIGLFANSSAFSPSLATQQLSSATLLAQQAALAGNSAGQLTVEQTADSFVFTVGGGTSNARAFSVERSGTSLSGVSLPLTLVFNSMGEVVGGSNTNLTFSGDSSYQTCISSLGAVYSGSCQP; this comes from the coding sequence TTGGGATTCACCCTAGTAGAGCTGATTATGGTGATTATCCTGGTCGGGGTGTTGTCTGTTCTGGGTATAGGCTTATTCGCTAACAGTTCTGCTTTCTCTCCCTCACTGGCTACCCAGCAGCTATCCTCCGCCACGCTGCTTGCCCAGCAAGCCGCGCTGGCGGGGAACTCCGCCGGTCAGCTTACTGTTGAGCAAACGGCGGATTCCTTCGTGTTTACTGTCGGCGGGGGAACATCCAATGCCCGCGCCTTTTCCGTCGAACGTTCCGGTACCAGCCTGAGCGGAGTTTCACTTCCACTGACTCTGGTATTTAACTCCATGGGAGAGGTGGTAGGAGGAAGCAATACCAACCTCACCTTCAGCGGCGACAGTTCCTATCAAACCTGCATCAGTTCTCTGGGCGCCGTCTATTCCGGGAGCTGCCAGCCATGA
- a CDS encoding prepilin-type N-terminal cleavage/methylation domain-containing protein, protein MKRLQRGATLVELVITIVIISIAIAGVVGAFALISGRSADPLNETRAVALAQLYMDEILTRKYDEQTPQGGVPRYSGGCSIGADGSEDRASFDDVDDYDGLNDSPPASALASLTGYTGFSVAVTVTCSGGDVGLPVSQAKRIDLLISAPDNRSFVFSAYRANF, encoded by the coding sequence ATGAAACGGCTGCAGCGTGGTGCCACGCTTGTTGAGCTTGTGATCACTATTGTGATCATCAGTATCGCCATAGCAGGCGTCGTGGGTGCGTTTGCCCTGATCTCGGGCCGCAGTGCCGATCCGTTGAATGAAACCCGGGCAGTCGCCCTCGCACAGCTCTACATGGATGAAATCCTCACTCGGAAGTACGACGAACAAACGCCTCAGGGTGGTGTGCCACGCTACTCAGGAGGTTGCAGCATAGGTGCTGACGGTTCTGAGGATCGGGCGTCGTTTGATGATGTTGATGATTACGATGGCCTCAATGACTCGCCGCCTGCGAGTGCGCTTGCGAGCCTCACTGGCTACACTGGCTTTTCCGTTGCGGTGACCGTTACCTGCTCGGGGGGAGATGTTGGATTGCCTGTATCGCAGGCAAAGCGCATTGATCTTCTTATTTCGGCGCCGGATAATCGCAGCTTCGTATTCTCGGCTTACAGGGCGAATTTCTGA